One region of Wyeomyia smithii strain HCP4-BCI-WySm-NY-G18 chromosome 3, ASM2978416v1, whole genome shotgun sequence genomic DNA includes:
- the LOC129731526 gene encoding probable isocitrate dehydrogenase [NAD] subunit alpha, mitochondrial, with product MAAHFIRKITSTSLGNRGYASGVRKVTLIPGDGIGPEISAAVQKIFQSANVPIEWEAVDVTPVRNPDGKFGIPQSAIESVNRNKVGLKGPLMTPVGKGHRSLNLALRKEFNLYANVRPCRSLEGYKTLYDNVDVVTIRENTEGEYSGIEHEIVDGVVQSIKLITEEASSRVAEYAFKYAKDNHRKKVTVVHKANIMRMSDGLFLRCCREMSKKYPEIKFEEKYLDTVCLNMVQDPSKFDVLVMPNLYGDILSDMCAGLVGGLGLTPSGNMGLNGALFESVHGTAPDIAGKDLANPTALLLSAVMMLRHMELNQHADKIQNACFETIKEAKYLTGDLGGKAKCSEYTNAICDRIK from the exons ATGGCAGCCCATTTCATAAGAAAAATT ACTTCTACATCCCTTGGTAACCGGGGCTATGCTTCTGGAGTTCGTAAGGTTACGCTAATTCCTGGAGATGGAATTGGTCCGGAGatttctgctgctgttcagAAAATTTTTCAATCTGCCAATGTTCCAATTGAGTGGGAGGCGGTTGATGTAACTCCTGTCAGG AATCCAGATGGAAAGTTTGGAATTCCACAAAGTGCCATAGAATCTGTTAACCGTAATAAAGTTGGTCTGAAGGGACCTTTAATGACTCCTGTGGGTAAAGGACATCGATCACTTAATTTGGCTCTCAGGAAGGAATTCAACTTATATGCGAACGTGCGTCCTTGTCGAAGCTTGGAAGG CTACAAAACACTGTACGACAACGTCGATGTTGTCACCATTCGCGAAAACACTGAGGGTGAGTATTCCGGTATTGAACATGAAATTGTCGACGGAGTTGTGCAAAGTATCAAGCTGATCACCGAGGAAGCCTCTAGTCGCGTGGCTGAGTATGCATTCAAGTATGCTAAGGACAACCACCGAAAGAAGGTTACCGTAGTTCACAAAGCCAACATCATGCGAATGTCGGACGGGTTGTTTTTGCGCTGTTGTCGGGAGATGTCCAAAAAATATCCTGAGATCAAGTTCGAAGAGAAGTACTTGGACACAGTGTGCTTGAATATGGTGCAGGATCCAAGCAAATTTGATGTTCTG GTTATGCCTAACTTGTACGGTGATATTTTATCGGACATGTGCGCTGGTCTTGTCGGTGGTCTTGGTCTAACGCCATCTGGAAACATGGGTCTCAACGGAGCCCTGTTCGAATCTGTTCACGGTACTGCACCTGATATCGCCGGCAAAGATCTCGCCAATCCAACTGCTCTACTGCTATCGGCGGTGATGATGTTGAGGCATATGGAATTGAATCAGCATGCCGATAAAATTCAGAACGCTTGCTTTGAAACAATCAAAGAAGCTAAGTATCTCACCGGCGATCTTGGTGGTAAAGCCAAATGTTCCGAGTACACCAACGCCATCTGTGACAGAATCAAGTAA